The following DNA comes from Nocardioides panzhihuensis.
GCGACCTGGGAGGACCAGCTCTCCGAGCACCCGCAGCCCGGTGAGCACCGCCTCCACTTCGTACGCGGCGACATCACCGATCTCGACGTGCTCGCTCGCACCGGGCTGTCCGGTGCGCACAGCGTCCTGATCGACGCTGGCGACGACAACGAGGCGGTCACGCTCACCGTGGCGGCCAACGCGGCCGCTCCCTCGGTGCACACGATCGTGGCGCTGCGGGACCTCCGGGTGCAGCGCACGATCTTCCGCGTCGACACCACCGTCCACTGCGTCCAGTGGCACAACACCCAGCTGATCGCCGAGGAGCTCAGCGACCCGGGGATCGCGGAGGTCTACCAGGAGCTCGCCACCGCCGGCGGCAAGGGCACCTACTCGCTCACGGTGCCCGCCGGGGCGGCGACGGTGGACGCGGGCGCTTGGCAGTCCGCTCTCGGTCGCTCGCACAGCGCCACGATCCTGGCCGTCCGTACCGTCGACGGCATCCAGGTCAGCCCTTCGTGGGACCTGCCTGTCGGTCCTGGGGCGCGGCTCTTCTACATCGCCGAGGAGCGGCTGGACTACGACGAGGTCGTCGGCTCCCTCGGCTGACGGGTCGGTCTTGCGGGTGAAAGAAATACTTCTTTCACCCGCGACCCTGCAGTCGGTCGAGCTAGGTTGCCGCGATGGACTGCTACAACTGCCGCAACAGCGCCCTCGAGTCCCTGCCGCCACGCGAGTCGATCGTCCGTACGCAGCACTGGCGGGTCGGCCACGCCTTCAACGTCTCGCTGCCCGGCTGGTTGGTGATCGCGCCGATTCAGCACGTAGTAGCCCTCGACGAGCTGCCAGCCGATGCCCATGTCGAGCTGGGCACGCTGCTCGGATCCCTGTCGGCGGCGCTGCGGTCGGTGACCGGATGCGTGAAGACGTACGTCATGCAGTTCTCCGAGGCCGAAGGATTCGAGCATCTGCACGTCCATCTGGTGCCGCGGATGGCCGATCAGCCACCTGACCTGAAGGGGCCGAACGTGTTTGGCTACCTCACCGACGATGAGGGTGACGGCGTGACCGCTGCCGAGCGCGACCGGGTGGCGATCGCGTTGCAAGGAGCTCTTGGCTGACAGAGTCCCGCCAGGGCGGGAATGCCGGCACATGCGCCCGCCCACGCCCCCACCTCAACAGCAACAGAACCCCGCCGAGGCGGGGTTCTGTCACATGAGCGGGCTGCGCCGCGGCGTACGGCCTAGGCCTTCTTCGTCGCAGCCTTCTTGGTCGTCTTCTTGGCGGTCGACTTCTTCGCCGGAGCCTTCTTCGTGGCCTTCTTAGCGGTCTTCTTCGTGGTCCGCTTGGTGGTCTTCTTCGCCGGGCCCTTGGCGCGCTTGTCGGCGAGCAGCTCAGCTGCGCGCTCGGCGGTCAGGGTCTCCAGGTCGTCGGCGGCCCGGAGGGTGGCGTTGTATTCACCGTCGGTCACGTAGGGACCGAAGCGGCCGTCCTTGACCACCATCGGCTGCCCGGAGACCGGGTCGGGGCCGAGCTCCTTGAGCGGCGGCTTGGCTGCGGCGCGGCCACGCTGCTTCGGCTGGGCGTAGATCTGCTCAGCCTCCTCGAGCGTGATCGTGAGGAGCTGGTCCTCCGAGCTCAGCGTGCGGGAGTCGGTGCCCTTCTTGAGGTACGGCCCGTAGCGGCCGTTCTGGGCGGTGATCTCCTCGCCGTCGGCGCTGGTGCCGACGACCCGGGGCAGGGTCAGCAGCTTGACCGCGTCCTCGAGCGTGATGGTCTGGAGACTCATCGACTTGAACAGGCTCGCGGTGCGGGGCTTGGCGCTCTTCTTGGCGTCCTCGGGAAGCTGCTCGGTGACATAGGGGCCGAAGCGGCCGCTCTTGGCGACGACGGTGAGCCCGGTCTCGGGGTGGACGCCGAGGTTCAGCTCCTCGCCGGCGGGGTTGGCGAAGAGCTCCTTGGCCTTCTCCAGGGTGAGCTCGTCGGGAGGCAGGTCGTCGGGGACGTTGGCACGCACCGCGAGCGGGGTGCCGTCGTCGCCTGGGCCCTCGATGTAGGGGCCGTAGCGACCGACTCGGAGGTTGACCCCCGACTCCGGGTCGCCGACCGGGAACGTCGCCAGCTCGCGGGCGTCGATGTCGCCGAGGCCGTCGACCAGCGGCTTGAGGCCCTTGACCCGCTCGGAGCCGAAGTAGAACTCCCCGAGCTCGGTGGTCATGTCCTTGACGCCCCTGGCGATCTCGTCGAGGTTCTCCTCCATGCTCGCCGTGAACCGGTAGTCGATCTGCCGGGGGAAGTGCTCCTCCAGCAGCCGGACCACCGAGAACGCGACCCAGGCAGGAACCAGGGCGGTGCCCTTCTTGAAGACGTAGCCACGGTTGATGATCGTCTGGATGATGCTCGCGTAGGTCGACGGGCGGCCGATCTCGCGCTCCTCCAGCTCGCGGACCAGGGTCGCCTCGGTGTAGCGAGCCGGGGGCTTGGTCTCGTGACCGTCGGCGGTGAGGCTGGCCGCGTTGACCGTGTCCCCCTCGGCGAGGTTCGGGAGCCGGGTCTGCTGGTCGTCGGAGGTCTGGTCGGCGGAGTCGGTGCCCTCGACGTACGCCTTCAGGAAGCCGTGGAAGGTGATCACCCGGCCGGTCGCGGAGAAGACCACGTCCTCGCCGGTGGTCGCCTGCGCACCCAGCCGGATGGCGACCGATCGGCCGACGGCGTCCTTCATCTGGGAGGCGACGGTGCGCATCCAGATCAGCTCGTAGAGACGGAACTGGTCACCGGTGAGGCCGGTCTGCGCCGGGGTCCGGAACGAGTCACCCGCGGGGCGGATGGCCTCGTGGGCCTCCTGCGCGTTCTTGACCTTGGAGGCGTACGTCCGGGGAGCGTCGGGCAGGTATTCAGCGCCGTAGAGCTCCCTGACCTGAGCGCGGGCGGCGCTGATCGCGTCGCCGCTCAGGGTGGTGGAGTCCGTACGCATGTAGGTGATGTGGCCGTTCTCGTAGAGGCGCTGGGCGACCGACATGGTCGTCGAAGCGGTCATCCCGAGCTTGCGGCTGGCCTCCTGCTGCATCGTGGTGGTGCGGAAGGGGGCGTAGGGGCTGCGCTTGTAGGGCTTGGACTCGACAGAGCGGACCTCGTAGGTCTGCCCCTCGAGACCGGCGACGAGGGCCTCGGCGCGGCCGCGGTCGAGGTGGACGACCTTGTCGCTCTTGATGAGGCCGTCAGGACCGAAGTCGGTGCCGCGGGCGACGCGGCCGCCGTCGATCGAGGTGATCTTGGCCGGGAACATCCGCGGGTCGTGCTGCGAGCCGGCGTCGAAGGTGCCGGCGAGGTCCCAGTAGGAGGCGGTCCTGAAGGCGATCCGCTCGCGCTCACGGTCGACGACCAGCCGGGTGGCGACGGACTGGACCCGCCCTGCGCTCAGCCGGGGCATGACCTTCTTCCAGAGCACCGGCGAGATCTCGTAGCCGTAGAGGCGGTCGAGGATCCGTCGGCTCTCCTGAGCCTCCACGAGGTCCATGTCGAGCTCGCGAGGGTTCTCCGCGGCCGCCAGGATCGCGGGCTTGGTGATCTCGTGGAAGACCATCCGCTTGACCGGGATGCCCTTCTTCGGCTTCAGCTCGTCGAGGAGGTGCCAGGCGATCGCCTCGCCCTCGCGGTCCTCATCGGTGGCGAGGTAGAGCTCGTCGGCGTCCTTGAGGAGCGCCTTGAGCTTGGCGATCTGCTTCTTCTTGTCGCTGGGCACGACGTAGTAAGGGGTGAAGCCGTTGTCGACATCGACGCCGAAGCGCCCCCACGGCTTGTCCTTGATCTTGGCGGGGGTGTCTGCCGCGCTCTGCGGAAGGTCGCGGATGTGCCCCACGGAGGCCTCGACGACATACCCCTGTCCAAGGTATCCGCCGATCTTCTGTGCCTTCGCCGGGGACTCGACGATCACCAACTTGTGTGCCACTGACGTCCTTATCTCACTGCAGCAGAGCCTGGCACCACTGACAAGCTCTGGCGAGACACGTTAGCGCGTGTCTCCAGCCGGCATGGGTCCAGTCACCGCGGTTCATGCGGCACTGAGCTCTCGGACAACATGGCGTGTTGCCTTGGGCGCCGCGAAGACAATACCTAGCACGCTCAGGAGCGGGAGCGTGAAATCGGTGTCTCATCGTGGTCACCGCCGGATTGCCTCTGAGGCGGCTGGAGAGCGGCTCGAACGGTTCTGTCGGTGGTCGTCCGTATGGTGTCTTCCGAGGACGGCGAGACCAATCCGAACCGAGAGAGGTCTCTGCTGATGAGCGACACCGAATACGTCAACACCGAATACATCGACACTGAATACATCGACTACGTGGAGGGTCTGGCCACTCCCCCGGAGCATCTGGTGTGCTCCGAGTGCGCGCAGCTGCTCACCCGGACCAACCTGATCCTGGAGCGGCTGGAGGCCGAGCTGACCCGTCCGCGCTGGCCGGAGCCGGCGACGCCGTCGCGACCGGATCACGAGGTGGCGCTGGACTGGCTGGCCGCGCTGTGCGGCGGCCACGAGGCGGTCACCGCGCTGGATGCCGCGCCGCTGACCGAGGACGCGCTGGACCTCCCGATCGTTGAGGATTCGGCGGGGCGTACGCAGCTGGAGGCGGTGGCCGCCCTGCTGGACGAGGTCGCGGCCGACTTTCCGGTCGAGGTCGGCTTCGCGCTCCGGCGGGCACTGCTGCGGCTGTGGGAGATCGACCCGCTCGTCGTCGACCGGCCCACCCCAGCAGCTCATGTGGCAGCTGGGATCGTGTGGACGGTCCTGGGCGCCAACGGGCTCGCCGGGCCGAGCGGTCTGGTCACCGCGACCGCGCTCAAGGATCGGCTGGGAGTGAAGAAGATGCCGTCGGCCTACGGCAAGCAGCTGGCGGCCGCGCTCCGCGGTTTCTGGCCGTGGCAGACCCAGCGGCCGTGGGGTCTGCGCGACCTTCCCGACCTCGAGCCGCTCGGCTATCCCGACCTGCTCGTCTCGAGCGTGCGCAGACGCCTGATCAGGTTGCGGGACCAGGCGTGCCTGGTGCGGGACGGAGAAAACCCTCGCTGACCAGCTCCCGGGCGATCGGCAGATAGCTGCTCCGCACGACCGCGGGGTCGCGGTCGAGGATCTGCGCGAGCGCGTCGAGGATCTGGCCGACAGCCAGGTCGCCGTCGCACGCGCCCGCGAAGGCCGCCTCGATCGTGTCGGCCTGGCGGGCGCGTCGCAGACCGCGCTGCTGGCGCAGCACGACGGTGCTCGGGTCCTCGGCGCCGGGCTGGCCGAGGGTCTCCTGCTGGACGTCCTCGGCGAGCACCAGGATCGACTCTTCGGTGACCTCGACGCGAGCGGCGTCGCCCCATGCCTTCAGCGCCGGGGCGATCGGCTGCTCGACGTCGTAGGGCCACTCGAGGAGCTCGCGCTTCGGGTTGCTGACGTCGGTTCGGTGCAAGTTGATCCAGCCGAACCCGACGCCCTCGATCCTCTGATCCTCGAACCACGACAGCCAGGTGTCATAGCGGGTCAGGTAGTCCTCGGAGCCGTGGTGTCCGGAGTCCTTGAGCCAGAGCTCGACGTACGACGCCGGGTCGAGCACCTCACGCTGGACGACGAACGCGTCGACGTCGTCGCCGAGCCATCCCTCGAGGCGGTCGTCCCAGGGCTGGTCCTTGGAGATGATCCAGTTGCCCAGGATCTGACACCAGCCACCCTCGGTGAGCATGCCCGGTGCGGCCCTGACGATGTCCTCGACCACCCGGTCGCCCGGGAGGCCGGAGTCGCGGTAGACCAAGCGCTCACCGGTTGCCGGGCTGATCACGAACGGCGGGTTGGTGGCGATCAGATCGAAGCGCTCACCGGCGACGGGCTCGAAGAACGATCCGTTGCGTACGTCGATCCGGTCCGCGACGTCGTTGAGCGCGGCGTTGAACGCGGTGATCCACAGGGCTCGCTGGTTCACGTCGGTCGCGACCACACGGTCGCTGTGCGTGGCGAGGTGGAGGGCCTGGACGCCGCAGCCGGTGCCGAGGTCGAGCGCCGTGCCGACCTGGTCGCGGATGGTCAGCTGCGCGAGCGAGGTCGAGGCCGGGCTGATCCCGAGCACGTGCTCGCGGCCGATGCGCTGGGGGCCGCCGTCGAGCCCCGGGGTGAGGTCGGAGACGACCCACAGGGCGGTGTCGTCGGTGGCGTACGGGCGTACGTCGAGACGGGCGGCCACCTCGCCCACCGACTGCTCGAGGATCCCCTCGACGGCAAGCCGGTCGACGAGCCCTGGGAGGGCCGCTTCGGCATGGTCGAGCGGCACCGTCGTCTGCAGCAGGAAGAGTCGGATGAGGGTCTCGAGCGGCGAGCCACCATGGGTGCGCCGACGGCCCGGCAGGGTCTCGTTCCGGCTCAGCGCGCTGTGAGCGATCGGACCGAGCAGCTCGGCGATGGAGTCGTACGAGAAGTCGGCCTGCTGGAGGGCGTCACGAAGTCGGTGCGGGAGATCACTCACACCTGGAGCCTAATGCGCTACCAGCGTCAGCCTGCGGCCGCGCCCTCGGCGCTGGCGTGGATGTCGAAGACCTTGGCGAGGCCGGTGATCCGGAAGATCTTGAGCAGTCGCTCCTGCGTGCAGACGAGCCGGAGCATGCCATCGTGCTGGCGCACCTTCTTCAGTCCACCCACCAGGACGCCGAGGCCGGTG
Coding sequences within:
- a CDS encoding ion channel, translated to MFFLIRLVRRTSQHSAWVLPLMITGFVFVTGWIAMALAQPGSEIVQPANYWWWFLVTATTVGYGDFFPETTGGRLVGAYVVFGSITTLAILFSRISAIIENAKGRRMRGEISFSGQNHIVLLGYTAGRTERLLAELLAEPEREVVLATWEDQLSEHPQPGEHRLHFVRGDITDLDVLARTGLSGAHSVLIDAGDDNEAVTLTVAANAAAPSVHTIVALRDLRVQRTIFRVDTTVHCVQWHNTQLIAEELSDPGIAEVYQELATAGGKGTYSLTVPAGAATVDAGAWQSALGRSHSATILAVRTVDGIQVSPSWDLPVGPGARLFYIAEERLDYDEVVGSLG
- a CDS encoding HIT family protein, giving the protein MDCYNCRNSALESLPPRESIVRTQHWRVGHAFNVSLPGWLVIAPIQHVVALDELPADAHVELGTLLGSLSAALRSVTGCVKTYVMQFSEAEGFEHLHVHLVPRMADQPPDLKGPNVFGYLTDDEGDGVTAAERDRVAIALQGALG
- the topA gene encoding type I DNA topoisomerase, with protein sequence MAHKLVIVESPAKAQKIGGYLGQGYVVEASVGHIRDLPQSAADTPAKIKDKPWGRFGVDVDNGFTPYYVVPSDKKKQIAKLKALLKDADELYLATDEDREGEAIAWHLLDELKPKKGIPVKRMVFHEITKPAILAAAENPRELDMDLVEAQESRRILDRLYGYEISPVLWKKVMPRLSAGRVQSVATRLVVDRERERIAFRTASYWDLAGTFDAGSQHDPRMFPAKITSIDGGRVARGTDFGPDGLIKSDKVVHLDRGRAEALVAGLEGQTYEVRSVESKPYKRSPYAPFRTTTMQQEASRKLGMTASTTMSVAQRLYENGHITYMRTDSTTLSGDAISAARAQVRELYGAEYLPDAPRTYASKVKNAQEAHEAIRPAGDSFRTPAQTGLTGDQFRLYELIWMRTVASQMKDAVGRSVAIRLGAQATTGEDVVFSATGRVITFHGFLKAYVEGTDSADQTSDDQQTRLPNLAEGDTVNAASLTADGHETKPPARYTEATLVRELEEREIGRPSTYASIIQTIINRGYVFKKGTALVPAWVAFSVVRLLEEHFPRQIDYRFTASMEENLDEIARGVKDMTTELGEFYFGSERVKGLKPLVDGLGDIDARELATFPVGDPESGVNLRVGRYGPYIEGPGDDGTPLAVRANVPDDLPPDELTLEKAKELFANPAGEELNLGVHPETGLTVVAKSGRFGPYVTEQLPEDAKKSAKPRTASLFKSMSLQTITLEDAVKLLTLPRVVGTSADGEEITAQNGRYGPYLKKGTDSRTLSSEDQLLTITLEEAEQIYAQPKQRGRAAAKPPLKELGPDPVSGQPMVVKDGRFGPYVTDGEYNATLRAADDLETLTAERAAELLADKRAKGPAKKTTKRTTKKTAKKATKKAPAKKSTAKKTTKKAATKKA
- a CDS encoding DUF7059 domain-containing protein, which codes for MSDLPHRLRDALQQADFSYDSIAELLGPIAHSALSRNETLPGRRRTHGGSPLETLIRLFLLQTTVPLDHAEAALPGLVDRLAVEGILEQSVGEVAARLDVRPYATDDTALWVVSDLTPGLDGGPQRIGREHVLGISPASTSLAQLTIRDQVGTALDLGTGCGVQALHLATHSDRVVATDVNQRALWITAFNAALNDVADRIDVRNGSFFEPVAGERFDLIATNPPFVISPATGERLVYRDSGLPGDRVVEDIVRAAPGMLTEGGWCQILGNWIISKDQPWDDRLEGWLGDDVDAFVVQREVLDPASYVELWLKDSGHHGSEDYLTRYDTWLSWFEDQRIEGVGFGWINLHRTDVSNPKRELLEWPYDVEQPIAPALKAWGDAARVEVTEESILVLAEDVQQETLGQPGAEDPSTVVLRQQRGLRRARQADTIEAAFAGACDGDLAVGQILDALAQILDRDPAVVRSSYLPIARELVSEGFLRPAPGTPGPAT